Part of the Bactrocera neohumeralis isolate Rockhampton unplaced genomic scaffold, APGP_CSIRO_Bneo_wtdbg2-racon-allhic-juicebox.fasta_v2 ctg4124, whole genome shotgun sequence genome is shown below.
CCTTTGCCGTAGGATTTGGCGgcgccttttttttttttgaggtatTACAATGTAATCTgtctttttcttttgtttttctttttgctttcccttttcaaaagtaaaaaagaagaaaaagaaaaggataGATGGCAGCGAAGAACAAGAAAAGCAATActgacacatacacacacacacacacacacacacacacacatacaaaaaaaaaaagtggaataCCGTATGACGacgctgtttttttgtttttgtttctgttttcttCTTTCTACTGGATTCGGAAGGGACTGATATGATTAAAGGCTTCGGTGTTACAGACTTTGACTGCTTGTCGACCCACATGCTTCTTTCTTCCTCTCTCTTTCTGGCTGTTCTTTTTTTCCCTTTGCGAAGATTCACTTCACTCTACCGTTCTCAAGCAAGTTTATTCCTCGTCTTCATTTTCCCATCTCTATTTCCTTGTTTCTTCTTTCTCTTCCGCTCTCCTTCCACAcgtactctctctctctctcccctCCTTCATGACGAAGCTCACCGTTGTCTGCCGCAAGGTCAGCAAGGCCATTGCCTCTGGTGCCTGCGAGCTGACCTGCATCGACCGCGTCCCGATCAGCTTCGAGCGCGTCGAGCAGCAGCACGAATCCTACGTTCAGGTCTTCCGCGACATGATCGCCAGCGGCTACGACATCCAGCTGATCGAGCTCCCCGCCCTCAATGACCTGGCTGACTCCATGTTTGTCGAGGACGTTGCGATGATGTACAACGACTGTGCCGTCATCACCCGCCCTGGCGCGCCTCGCCGCCCGGAGGTCGACCCCATCGTCGACACGGTCAAGCAGATCCGCCCCGACAACTACCGGATCGAGGAGCCCGGCACCGTCGACGGCGGCGATGTGCTTTACGTCGCGAACAGCAAGTACGTCTTTGTCGGCAAGTCCACCTGCAGCAACGAC
Proteins encoded:
- the LOC126767118 gene encoding LOW QUALITY PROTEIN: N(G),N(G)-dimethylarginine dimethylaminohydrolase-like (The sequence of the model RefSeq protein was modified relative to this genomic sequence to represent the inferred CDS: inserted 1 base in 1 codon); translation: MTKLTVVCRKVSKAIASGACELTCIDRVPISFERVEQQHESYVQVFRDMIASGYDIQLIELPALNDLADSMFVEDVAMMYNDCAVITRPGAPRRPEVDPIVDTVKQIRPDNYRIEEPGTVDGGDVLYVANSKYVFVGKSTCSNDAAFAQMTAYLGKHGLECVQCTVRGCLHLKSAVSFLSEDTVLLNPAWIESDIFTSRGFRVVEVDPAXADSANVLSFSAEKDGHALRTIFSPAKFPGTAARVRAFVEAESAAGRPTRSRPSSRWMRSRRRRAPSPAAPC